One Candidatus Krumholzibacteriia bacterium DNA window includes the following coding sequences:
- a CDS encoding DUF481 domain-containing protein encodes MSRHPIPVLLLILAVSLPPALAEARKKTDLVYLKNGDRLTGEIKQLDRGILQLKTDGLSTVNIEWADIDSVNSVYHFRVQDRVGDKFFGAIFLGRDGVMEVIEDGRTRTVQADSVVSMMQLDASIWQQLDGSVSLAFNYTKAQDQSQLTLSSWVQRRTELHKTRLDASSTITNTSNTARTIRYDASLNYQRLLRGILFAEMAGTAQRNDELGLDLRTSIGGGLGANFVQSNRALLVGGLGLSVNREWANDGTQTNNIEGVVGLQHAIFTYNFPKTDYSANLTFYPSLSNWGRVRLDGDLHARREVVNNFYLELTFYESYDNRPPGGGETTDYGFTLGVSWTF; translated from the coding sequence ATGTCACGGCATCCCATTCCCGTTCTACTTCTGATTCTCGCGGTCTCACTGCCGCCCGCCCTGGCGGAAGCCCGCAAGAAGACCGACCTCGTCTACCTCAAGAACGGCGACCGCCTCACCGGGGAGATCAAGCAGCTCGACCGCGGTATTCTCCAGCTCAAGACCGACGGTCTCTCCACGGTGAATATCGAATGGGCGGACATCGACTCGGTGAACAGCGTGTACCATTTCCGGGTGCAGGACCGCGTCGGGGACAAGTTCTTCGGGGCCATTTTCCTGGGCCGGGACGGTGTCATGGAGGTCATCGAAGATGGCCGGACGCGCACGGTGCAAGCGGACTCCGTGGTCTCGATGATGCAACTGGACGCGTCCATCTGGCAGCAGCTGGACGGTTCCGTGAGCCTGGCCTTCAACTACACCAAGGCGCAGGACCAGTCGCAGCTGACTTTGAGCTCATGGGTGCAGCGGCGGACGGAGTTGCACAAGACACGGCTGGATGCCTCGTCCACGATAACCAACACCTCGAATACGGCGCGCACGATACGCTACGACGCCAGCCTGAACTATCAGCGCCTGCTGCGGGGAATCCTGTTCGCGGAAATGGCGGGCACTGCGCAGCGCAACGATGAACTGGGGCTGGACCTGCGAACTTCGATCGGGGGAGGACTCGGCGCCAATTTCGTGCAATCGAACCGGGCGCTGCTGGTGGGTGGCTTGGGCCTGAGCGTCAACCGCGAGTGGGCCAACGACGGGACGCAGACCAACAACATCGAGGGCGTTGTGGGGCTTCAGCACGCCATCTTCACGTACAACTTCCCCAAGACCGACTACTCGGCGAACCTGACCTTCTACCCCAGTCTCTCCAACTGGGGGCGCGTCCGTCTCGACGGCGATCTGCACGCGCGCCGAGAGGTCGTGAACAATTTCTACCTCGAGCTTACCTTCTACGAAAGCTACGACAATCGCCCGCCCGGCGGCGGCGAAACCACCGACTACGGATTCACACTGGGCGTTTCCTGGACGTTCTAG
- the mscL gene encoding large-conductance mechanosensitive channel protein MscL: MVKEFKEFAVKGNMLDMAVGIIIGGAFGKIISSLVNDVIMPPLGLLIGGVNFTALKLTLKPAAGDTAAVTLNYGNFFQTAVDFAIVAFAIFMVIKAMNSMKRKEEAAPAAPPAPSKEVVLLTEIRDLLKSR, translated from the coding sequence ATCGTCAAGGAATTCAAGGAATTTGCCGTCAAGGGCAACATGCTCGACATGGCCGTCGGTATCATCATCGGCGGTGCGTTTGGCAAGATCATCTCGTCGCTGGTGAACGACGTGATCATGCCGCCGCTTGGTCTCCTGATCGGCGGCGTCAATTTTACGGCGCTCAAACTCACGCTCAAGCCGGCCGCGGGCGATACCGCGGCGGTCACCCTCAACTATGGAAATTTCTTCCAGACCGCGGTGGATTTTGCCATCGTTGCCTTTGCCATCTTCATGGTCATCAAGGCGATGAACTCGATGAAGCGCAAGGAAGAGGCCGCCCCGGCGGCGCCGCCGGCACCGAGCAAGGAAGTCGTCCTGCTCACCGAGATTCGTGATCTGCTCAAGTCACGCTAG